Genomic DNA from Niabella ginsenosidivorans:
ACACATGTGGCAGGCTACCCAAAGAGGGAATACCGGCATTTATAAATTTAAAGGGCACATCAGGGTAGCGCTCTGACAGGTACCTGCATACCTGGTTACGCCAGCCTTCCATGTTGGTAATGGAGCCACCCAAAAATGCAACTGTTACTGCTTCCTTATTTTGAATGCGATGCAACACATTATCCAGGTTGCCATACCGGTAAATAAAATCATCCGCCGGCAATAACCCTGTAACCGGCACAGAATGATCATAGATAAATGCTGCCTGTTTCTCCGGATGTTCAATCGGGAAATGATGCCCGTTCAGCTCCTGTTTGCCTTTTGTCATTGGAACAACCGTTGCCGGGCCGCCGTTATTGATATAATTACGCACCAGGATAAAGGTATTTTCATCATTGGGCACCAGGCTATCCTGTAGTCCGATCACGTGCAGCACTGGTACTTTAAAGGCCGCCAGCGTTTCCAGGTGATCCTTTGGCTGATCATTGTATTGCAGTGCCTGTTCCTCTGTAAATCCATATACTTTTAGTAATTTTTTCCATTCTTCCGGGGCACCTTTGCCTTTGCCCTTACCTCCCGGCCAGCTTGTAAAATCACAAACAGGAGCTTCTGCATAAATGCAACTCACTTTAGACGGGTTCCTTTTTGCCCATGCATAGGCATACAAACCGCCCCTGCTTACCGCTTCCAGTGCGGGCCTGGAAGAAAAATGTTTTGTGTGCACCAGGTAATCATAAAAATCATCCCATACATTCATCGCCGATGAATGGCCATACCGGTCATTGGCTTTTATATAAGCAATATAAAAACCCCGTTCCAGTAAAATGCTGTCCATTTCAGTATGCCAATCGGGGAAATAGGCTCTCCATACCCAGGGATTCCCGGCAACAGGCTTATGCGGTGCTATATACCAGGCTTCCGCGCCGTTCAATAAGAACGTATACTTTTTAAATTGCTTCCAGGCCGTTTCATTCTGAGCCGTAATTTCCTGAGCCGCACAATAAAAAGCCTTACCTAAAAACAACAACAGGAAAACCCAACAGCTTAATCGTATGACCAGATTTTTTTTCACTTATTACTATTCACGCAAAGCATCAGATCCACTAAAATACCAAATTATGCAGGTATCTTACAGCTCTTATTGGCTATTTATTAAACGTTATATTCTTTCCTTTATTTAAAACAGGTTTGATGGCAACCTGCTTGGCAAAGCGCCTTTTGGAACCAGTACTATCCGGTCTTCTTCCTGTGTGTTCAACGACAACTGTGCTGCTTTTGACCGGAGCCAGCGTTTCCCGTTCTTATAAATATCCAGCCTAGTACCCGGCCACGGATTTCGTACCTTACAAATACCACCGGACTTTGACAACAGTTCTACAAAGGCTACCTTACGGTCTTTTATAGCTGCGGTTGTTAAAAAGTTACCACGACATAACAAGGTAAACTGCGCATCCCACTCTTCCGGCCATGCCGCAAAAACATCAATGACAGGGTCTTTTCCGGGACCCGGAGGCGCGCTCTGGCAAAGGCTTTGCTGTAAAGCATCTGCAACTCTTCCGATACGCTGAATATTGGTTGTATAAAACCCTTCACTCAGATCCATCCTGTTTTCCATTACATGAATCCGCTCATTGCCTTTTAACATATTCGGCAACAGGTATTTTATAGCATCTGCCCGGCCTAATACAGCCGCTGCTGCAGGTATTTTGGACAATATATGGGGAATGGTATTTGCAGGGCTGTGCTCCTTAAAATAAGCATTAAACGTATTATTGGCAATGCGTACCAGTTGCGGGTCACCTCCTTTATTGCACAAATCAAAAAACCAAACCGGCATCGTATTCCCATCCGGCAGCCGTTGTGCGTAACCCCGCACCGGGCTTACTGATTTCCGGGCGCCCACCCAAACTTCCGGTTCCTGCTGCCTGTTGGGATCATCCTTTGAGGAAGGAAGGGGCGAAAGATGCTCCAGGAACTCCTTCCACACCGGCCGCATTGCTGCATCCGTATTTAATAATTCAGCGGCTTTTATAACCACCGGAAAAAGCCCCTTCATAGCCGCTATTTCTTCCACGGGATTTTCAGCATCCCAGATGGATTCATTATCATTCACATGACTGATAGAATACAGACCATCGGTTCCTTTTTTTACATTTGGAAAATTCCTGTAAAACTCCGCCACACCCTTTAGCAGCGGGTAAGCCCTGCTGCGTAACCATTCCAGGTTTTTTGTATACTCATATTGCTGCCAGTACTGGTAGGCTATTTTTGCTCCTCTTGAAAAAATATGATTCACCGGTCCAAAGGGGCCATCGCCACGCTCTACATATTCCCAGCGCCCGTTTTTCCATTCACCTGTGTGCTTCCAGTTCCAGCGCGCCAGAAAGGGCTGTTTGGTAAAAGCATAGTTCATAAATGCAGCGGATCGTAACGCCCAGGGCTTTTTTAACAAATACAGGTCGCGCATTTCCGCAGCAATCGGCTCCGGCAGCGCGGGCACACCATCAAAGCCTACTGTTTCCGGAATATAGGCTCCTTTTGAGCCCCACTGCTGCCGTGCTGCCCGCTCAAATGTGGGCAGCGCATGGGTGTACATGTTAAACATCGGCTCCATTAATTCCAGGTGGTTGGCAGGAAACAATGCCTCGTAATAACAACTTTGATTAGCGCCCCAGAACGCGCCGCCCCACTGGCGCGCATCCCCGCCGGTTGCCCATAGCATGCCATTGAACTTAACCGGGAAGTTGCCTCTTGAGCTGGATGCCATCACATAAAGAAAGTACGTATAATTCTTTTCAATTTCATCTGCCACGCCATCCCTGCTGGTCATATGAACAAAAGATTGTTTCCAGAAACCCGCCCACCACCGGGCGTTTGACTGATAAAGCGCTTCAAAGCCCTTTTGCTGAGCCGCTTCCAGTTGACGGATCGCCTTTGCTGTTACATCTTCGGTAGAGTCAAAGGAAGCCGCACTGGCAATATAAACGGTGGATCCCATTCCGGCGGAATTAATTCTTAAACGCAGGGCTGCATCATTCATGATTTCTGCTGTAGCAGCTTCATCAGATGCGCCCACCACTACTGCGGAGCTACAGTAATAATCGTTTTCTTTAAAGGTTTGTGTTAATACAATATGTTTTCCAATGATCTTCAGCGCTGACAGGGCCGAATGATTTCCCCGCAGCGTTACCGGCATGCGCAACATGCGTAAATTCACCAATAAAGCGCGGTTGGCTGTACGCTCATCCTTTACCTGCACGGCCATAACATCCTGCTCGTTCCAGGCCAGCACTTTTGCGGCTACTGATCTGCCGGAAACGGTGGAAAGAGCATCATAGCAGGAAAGCTGTTGTTTAAAATGATCTTTGATAAATACATCATCTTCAAAATCCAGGTCTACATACCCGGTTCCGCCACAATAATCTGTGTTCCGCTCGTAAAAATTATCGGAATTGGAATTACTGCCAAAAACGTCCACCCTGTTGATCTGCATTTTAATCTGCGAAGGAGTGGTCCAGACCAGGCTGCCCATGCGGCCATTGCCTACAGGCTGCCCCGCTTCACTGCGCGATGCAGGTTGGCTATATACCAGGTCGGCACGGGATATTAACGCCCGGTAATCCGGCATCAGTATTGCTGATCCTGCCGGATCCTGCTGCGGCTGCGCATTAGCTGCACTACAGAGCAGCAGTAAAAGAACAAATAATTTATTTTTCAGCTCCATTTTATTTTATTTCGGGATTGATGATAACGGACTTTTTATTCCAGTCTATCGTTACGGTTGTGCCATCCTCAAAGGTTGTCCGTTCCCGGGTAAAATCCGTATTTAAAAACTCATGGTTGGTCATTTCTGTAAATGCCAGCCGCTTGTTTAGCCGGCTCATCCGTTCAATAAGCGCCAGTGAGGCAGCATCCACCTTTGTATTGCGGCCAAACTGCGGAAGCCCGGCATTCAGCAACCCATAAAGATCATCCGGGTTGTAAGTGGTTAAAAGGGCATCATGATATACCAGGTCCCACAAGGGCACAGTAATGCCGTTACGGGCCCTGAGCGGGGATGAAAAATCAACATAAGGCACTGTCCAGTCGCAGGCCGTTTCAGTACCCACAATACCCAAATGGGCTTTGGCCCATAAATACAGTTTTTTCCGTTCGTTCAATGCGCCTGTCCGGGTCAGCCGGTTCTGCGGATTAAAATCCTCATCCGGCGGCACATAGCCGAAAACATCCAGGTAAGAAGCCTGTGGTTGTATCTGGTGATCAAACAACCACTGGTAGTTTTTTTTCATATGCCCCAGCATCAAACGGCCATTCAGATAACTCATTTTACCACCATCCCAATAATCCATGTAAGGAATAACGCCCTGCTTTGAATCGCCAAAACGCGTACCGGGAAATACTGATGGCGGCCGGTCAGCACTGGCCTCATGAATTGCAAACTGCGTATCAAATGAGGGGGCATCCGTATAATAATCCCGGTATTGATCGTGCAATCCTAAAAGGTATCCCAGCGACCGGAGCGTATCGCTCAACCGGCGCATTCCCTGCCAGCCGCCAGCTTCCGGAGCGGGCGGCAATACATCCGGGTGCTGCCGGTCGTAACCCAGCTTTGGCCATCCTGTTAATACAACCATTAATTTTTTCAGGCCGGCATCTTTCCAGCGGCGAAACTCACGGGCCTTTTCATCAAAGCTTACTACACTGTGCCGGCTATCCGGATCGCGGTTCCAGCGTGCTCCCTCCGGATTGTAATTGGTTAAAATGCCGGAACGCACAATGGGCGTACCAATAAGGGCACCTACTTCAGGTTGTATAGCTACCTTATTTTTGAGCGGCACAAATAACCCGGATTCTATGGCATACTGCCGGTAACGTTTTGCCATTGAAACATAATTTCCCTTGTCAAAAAAACAAAACCGGGCAGTGCGTGGATAACGCAATTTTCCCAGGCTTTCCTGCCACCGCGGCCCGATCACAGTAGGCCCACCGGCAGGATGGTGAAACTGGTATGCCGCATCATCGGGCGTTTCTACAATGACCATCATTGCAGCGGCTCCTTTTTGAAACCCCCACCAGGACATTGACCAGGATTCAATCACATTGCTTTCTACTTCGCTCCTGTCTGTTGATGTAATCGTTCCGTCCTTTTCCGATGTACGGATCGGGTGATAGGCTTTTGGCCAGTTGCGGGGCAATAACACTCCCCTTATATTGCTCAGCAAGGTATAGTCAACCGCTGATGCCTCCAGTGCTGCCGGCCAGTCGATACGCTGCACCCCTTCGCCTTTTTCTTCGGCAGCTGTTGTAAAAACCAGCTCTTCTGATGGGCCTTCCAGCGCCATTGTAAAGAATAACTTTAAACCGGAGCCCTTCCAGCCGCCTGCAGTAAGCTTAATGCCCACGCTGTAACCGGTATTAAAATATTCCGTGTGCTTAACCGTTGCATCAGACAATCGCAGTTTTACTTCTTTCTGATCTTTTTCTATTACCAGGTCACCCGGCTGCGATGGGAATAACTGCCATTGCTCCGGCCCTGCTTTTATGTGTATTAAAAAATCTTTTTCATTAAAACGCACTATTTGTTTTTTTCCGGTAATTGTCCAAACTGACCCGTTCCGGGCAACGGTCACTTCCGGCGCGCCAAAAATGGTATTGGTGTATACGGCAGTCCCTTCCTGCTGCGCCTGCATATAGCAGGGCAGCAACCACCACAGAAGAGAAAGATAAAGGGCGGGTACTTTAAAGCGCCCGGAAAAAGCCCTGAAAAAATGCTTCATCATTAAAAATTCAGTTAAAAAATAAGCCGGCTATTTAGCGGTAATCAGGATTTTGAAAATCAGGCCCCATCATATCTACCTCTGATTGAGGCACCGGCCAGTAATAAAAGCGGTCTTCAAACACGCGGGTCACATTCCCCGGGTCTTTTACCCCGTTCAGCACTTCTTTGCCAATTTTCCATCGTTTGATGTCGTAATAACGCAGTCCTTCAAAAGCCAGCTCCACCCTTCTTTCATTACGTACCATCTCCCGCGTAAGCGGCGCAGTTTTCGGAGGCATGCCAATACCCGGTCGTGCCCGGATATCATTAATGGCCTTTAATGCAGCCGGATCGCTGGTTGTGCCACCGCCCAGCTCTACCATCGCTTCTGCATACATCAGCAATACATCAGCGTAGCGAAGCTTTACAAGGGCCTGGGAGCTGCCGGAAGGGCCACCGGAACCATCATTTACCGTAAGGTTGATGTATTTCCGCATACCTAGATTATTAACAGAAGGAGATTCTGCCTTGAATTTTGCCTCGTTGTTAAACCCTATCGTTGGATTATACGCCCAGGGATCGCCCGGGGTAAAGATGGTCAGCTTCAGGCGGGGGTCTCTGTTCCTGTAAAAATCATTCCGCATCCTGTTATTGGGGTCATAGAACGATGGAACGACCGGCGCCACCGGTTTGGAGCCGTCCAGCATTTCATAACTGTCTACCAGCTGGTGCAAAGGCACCATGGAAAACCGGGAACCATATAAAAGATCCAGGTTGTGAACAATCGTCGGGCTGCTGGCTTTTATTGAAAATAATATTTCGGGGTTATTATCCTGTTCTCCCCAGAAAATACCCTGGTAGCTGTTCGCCAGTGAGCTCTTTCCTTCTGTGATTACTGTTTTTGCCGCATCAGCAGCCTCCTGCCATAATTCATTATACAGGCAGATACGCGCCTTTAATGCCAATGCCGAGGCCCTTACCGGATGCCCGGTGCTATAGGCGGTATTCGGAAGCCCGGCCGCTGCGGTATCAAGGTCTGCCAGGATCTGTTTTGCAATAGCCGCCCGCGGTGTTTTTTGTATTTTAAAAACGTCCGGCCCAAAGCCAAGCTGTTCGGTCACAAAGGGAACATCGCCATACAGCATCGTTAATTCATTATAAAAGAATGAACGGAGAAAATAGACCTCCCCCTTCATGCGTGCCTGATCGGCTTCAGTAAGATCAGGCACCCGGTACAGGTTTCCTAAAAACCAGTTACAGGCAGCAATGCCTTTATAGGCATCTGTCCAAACACGGGACTGAATACCGCCAGATGTGGGTGTAAGCACGCCCCGTGAAATATCCGTATAGCTATCCAGTGTGGAATTGCAATAGGCATTATCAGAAAGACCTTCCATTTGCAGGGATGAGAATGAGCTGGCGTCTATGGCAAAGGCAGGAGTTCTCAATGTACTGTAACAGCCGGCAATTGCCAGTTCTGCATCGTTTTTGGAAGTCCAGAAAACTTCATTGGTAATTTTATCGGTAGGTTGTTTGTTGAGAAATTCATCCTTATTGCAACTACAGTAAGCAAACAACAGACAGCAGATTATAAATCGAATGCAACTATTTTTTATAAACATAAAACTTCATTTAAAAGGTGGCCTTTATTCCAAATGTATATACGCTTGCCTGCGGATAAATGGCAAAGCGCCCGCTTGTATTATCAGTAATTACCCGTTCCGGGTCTCCGATAAATCTGGAAAAGGTTAAAACATTATCACCGGAAAAATAAACCCTTAAATTCTGAACTTTTATCTTTTTCAGCAGCCCCGTATTAAAGTTATAGCCCAGCGCCACGTTCTTCAGTCTTAAGTAGGAAGCATCCTGCAGCCAGAAAGAGGAAGCCGCCGTAACAGGCAAATACTGGTCTACATACATACCCGGCAGCTGGTTGGTGGGGTGCTCCGGCGTCCAGCGATCACGCCAGAAAGTGGGCGGGGGCGACCATTGGCGGAACGCGCCATAGCCCCATTGATCCGTATATACTTTAATACCCTCTACGCCCTGGAAAAATACGGTAAGATCAAATCCTTTATACGCAAGCCCTATATTAAACCCATAATTAAATTCAGGATACTGACCAGGTATGACCACACGGTCATACGCATCCACTTTTCCATCGGGTGTGCCATCCGGGCCGCTTACATCTGCATAGATCAGGTCACCGGGTTTGGGCGTGTACTGCTGCTTTGGTGAAGCATCGATCTGCTCCTGGTTTTGAAAAACGCCAATCCACTGCCACATATACCAGGAGTTCCAGGGCAACCCTTCCCTTCTTAATTTATTATTCTGTATCTCTTCCGCACCCAGTTTGGTCACCTTATTTTTATAGGTGTAATAATTACCGCCAACGGAAAGCTCCACTTCTCCAAATTTCTGGCGGTAGGTCAAACTAAACTCTGACCCCTTGTTTTGCATACTGCCCGAATTAATGGTAGGAGCCGTCATACCCACAAAAGCCGGTACCTGCGCCGCACGCAGGATGTCGCTCGTATTCTTTATAAAATAATCATAGGTACCTGAAAGCCTGTTATTGAATAATGAAAAATCAAGACCAATGCCTGCAGCAGTTGTGGTTTCCCAGGAAATATCTGCATCGGCCAATGCCCTGCTCACCACTCCTGTTGTTACTTTATCGTAAACATAGGTGCCATAATCCAGCAGGTTCTGATAAGGATAGTTCCCAATGTTCTGGTTTCCTAACCGGCCCCAGGAACCCCGCAATTTTAAATCACTGATCCAGCTGATGCCTTTCATAAACTGCTCCTGTGAAATACGCCAGCCTGCGGAAACAGAAGGGAACAGCCCCCAGCGCCGGCCGGTACGGAACCGGGAGGAGCCATCATCCCTGATGCTGAGCTCTAATAAATAGCGGTTATCATAGGCATAATTCACACGGCCAAAAAACGATTGTAACGCCCATTCATAATCGTAACCATTTGTCGTTTGAGCATCAGTGCCCCCGGCATTCAGGGATAATAATTTATCTGATGGAAAATCTCTTCTAAAACCGGCCAGCTGCTCATACCGGAAATTTTCCTGACTGTATCCTCCAAGCAAAGTCAGGTGATGAACGCCGTTAAATACCCGGTCATAGTTGAGCGTGGAATAAAAGGTGTAATGCACATCTTCTTCCTGCGTTTTTGTTAAGGTAATATAGGTACCCAGGTAATTTTGTTGCGGGTTATATACCCCATTGGCATCGGGCTGGAACAGGTAGGTTGGCAGGGGAATGTTCTGGCGGGTCTGCTTATCCGTATTATAGGTTACACCGCCTTTTACCTGGGCTTTTAGCCCTTTGGCAATATTTACATCCACATAGCTGATCGCAGATATGCCGTATGCCTTATTATAGTCCTTACTGGTTTGCATTACCGCATAAGCGTTCTGGTTGGTTGTTTCAAAATCATATGCTTTACTGGTTACGTGCCCGCTGCCATCCGGCAAATAAGGGCTCCATAAAGGATGCTGTGCATAAATGCTCAGGATCAGGTTTTCCGAATTACTATAGGGGTCCATCCGGTCGCCCTGCATAAAACTCAGGTTGCTTCCGAAGGTTACCACGCGGCTCATCTGCGTTCTAAAATTGAAAAGGGCGTTATATTTCTTATAGCCCGTTTTTATAAGAATACCATCCTGGTTTAAATAGCCTAATCCGAAGTTGTATGTGGTTTTTCCTTCTCCCCCGTTTACACTGAGAAAGTGTTGCTGCATGGGAGCATTTTTAAACATCAGCTTTGTCCAGTCTGTATTCGGGTATTGCGGTGAGCCGTTTCCATTCCGGTAAGCATCGATCTGTTCCTGTGAATACAGCTTACTGGTATTTTGCCCCGTACGGTTGATCCCTTCATTGCTCAGCTCCATAAACTCTACGGAGTTCCAGATCAATTTTGGCACGCCTAACGGTTTCTGAATACCCCAGTTGTACGAATAATCAACATTCAGCCGGCCCTTTGAACCCGCCTTAGTCGTTATCAATATTACCCCGTTAGCCGCCTGAACGCCGTATATAGCCGCTGAAGCCGCATCTTTCAATACGGAGATATTCTCAATCATATTGGGATTGATATTTGTGAGCGATCCCTGTATGCCATCGATCAGCACCAGCGGGTTATTGCCGGCCTCGCTAAAAGTTCCCACACCATGAATCTGTATAGAAGCATTCTCCATACCCGGCTGTGCCGAATTCTGCACCACCTGAAGCCCCGGCACCTTGCCCTGCAACAGCAGGGCCGTATTAGCGGCCGGTCTTTTCACCAGTTCCGGCCCTGCAATAGTAGACACGGCCCCTGTAAGATTTACCTTTTTCTGTGTGCCATATCCCACTACAACCACTTCATCCATCTTTTTATCTGAGCGTTCCAGCACAATATCTGAAGCAAGCCCTTTTACAGCTACCTCCCTGGTCACATACCCAACGCTGGAAAAAACCAGCACAGCTTCTTCATCTTTTACCCGGATGGTAAAATTGCCGCTATTATCAGATACGGTACCATTGGTGGTGCCCTTCTCTACAATATTGACCCCAGCTATAGCGGCACCCAGATCGTCTGTGATATGCCCTTTAACGGAAATGCTGGCCGTGCCCGGATTGGTGCCAATGATCACAATCAGATTGTCCGGCATCATTTTATAGGAATACCCGGTTTGATCCAGTAATTGCTGCATCACATAACCGATGGATGCGTCCCGGGCCAGGATATCAATTTTCCGGCTGCTCAGGGCAACACTATCGCTGTATACAAACCGGTAGGAATACCGGCCCTCAATTTCCTCTAATATGGAAAGGAGCGATGTATTATTACGGCTTAAATTTATTTTCTCCTGTGAATAAGTATTGATGGCTATTGCCTGGCTGCTGCTGAACAGGATAATAAAAACGATAAGTTTCATTACCAGTATACATTTGATGAATAATTGCAGCCCATTACATATGGCGGGGCAATCCTTAATTTTCATACATTTGTAATAATTAAAGTGATGGTATAATTGCCGTTGGAGACAATGATGACTGTCCTTTTTAACAGGCGGAAAATGTTGCGAGCATTTTTCGCCTTTTTCTTTTATCCTTTTTAGCCGCTCATTTTTTATAGTTTTGATTTATTGAAATAATTGCACTTTGCCGCCTTCAATTTTATAGTTGATGCCGGCGGCCAGTTTAAACGTTTCCAGTATGGCTTCCAGGCTTTCCTGCCTGAAGCTTCCGCTCAACCTGCGATCCAGTAATGCCGAATCCCTGATGATCACTTCGCTGTTATAACAACGCTCAAGCTCCCGGGCAATATCCCTTAATTTCATCTGTTTAAAGATCAGCCTGTTTTTTATCCATGCTGTTTCGGGCAAGGCATCCTGCGTGGAATCCTGTATAATTTTTATAACCGCTATTTCAGGAGCCCCTTCTTCAGCTCCGGATGACTGAGGGTACTGCTCATTTTTGACCAGGAGCTTTTCCATTGGCTTTAACCGTATCTTTTCACCGGTTCCCTTTTTCAGGAACACATCCACAATCCCGGTCAGCAACGTAGTTTCCGAAATTCCCTCACCGGGATAGGAGCGCACATTAAACGAGGTACCTACTGCCCTTACATCCGCGGTTGCGGTATGTACTATAAAAGGATGTTGTTTGTCTTTAGCCACCTCAAAATAAGCTTCACCGGTAAGGAATACGGATCGGGTCTTTTCTCCAAAAGAATGATCATAAGTAAGCCGGGTAGCGGCATTGATCCATACGCGGCTTCCATCCGGCAGGGTAATGGTGGTTTTAGACCCTTTTTCAGTAGCTATTTCATTTAAAGAACTGCTTTCCTTTGTTCTGCCTGCTGAATACCAAATGCCCAACACACCCATCCCCAGTAATAATAAAACAGCGGCAGCCACCAACAGGCGCTTTAACACGTGCACCCGTTTCTTAACAGGCGCAGCAAAGATCCTTTCGTTCAGCCGCTTCAGCGCATCATTTACCTCCCGGTGATCCTGTTTATTAAAAAGCGGCTGATCTTCTGACAAAGACTGCAATCTTTTTAATATGGAAGCATACAGCGGCGTATCAGCAACGGCATCATTGAGCTCCTTTAATTCCAGAAGTGATATTTCTCCACCTTCTTTCTTTCTTACCAATTCAATAAACCGTGACTTTTCCATAAAGCATGCGCTTAACAGTAAAGAGTACCCAATAACCGGGAACCCTTAGTCTGTTTCCATTTTTTTTGAAAAATTTTTATTTTACTTTTTTGCGTGCCCGATATGGCTCCGCGTGCTCCGGCATCAACTGCTCCAGGAAGTCTATAATCCTGCTATAAGCAAGCGTCATATGCGCTTCTACCGTTTTTACGGATATTTCCAGCAACTGTGCCACATCCTTATACTTTAAGCCGTCCTCTTTTACCAAACGGAAAACAAGGCGGCATTTGTAAGGGAGCTCATTAATGACAGATTGTAGCTGTTGCAACTGTTCCCGGGCAATAAAAGAAAGCTCGGGGTTTGTTGCATCAAGGGTAATCCGCTCCAGGTCTTCATTTGCAACGGGCGCTGTTCTATTTCTTTTATTGACATACCGGATGGCATTATTTTTTATGGAGCTGTACAGGTAATGGCCGATGTTACCTACGGCGCTAAGGCTGCGCCGGTTGTTCCAGATAGAGAAAAAGAGATCCTGTA
This window encodes:
- a CDS encoding SusC/RagA family TonB-linked outer membrane protein; this translates as MKLIVFIILFSSSQAIAINTYSQEKINLSRNNTSLLSILEEIEGRYSYRFVYSDSVALSSRKIDILARDASIGYVMQQLLDQTGYSYKMMPDNLIVIIGTNPGTASISVKGHITDDLGAAIAGVNIVEKGTTNGTVSDNSGNFTIRVKDEEAVLVFSSVGYVTREVAVKGLASDIVLERSDKKMDEVVVVGYGTQKKVNLTGAVSTIAGPELVKRPAANTALLLQGKVPGLQVVQNSAQPGMENASIQIHGVGTFSEAGNNPLVLIDGIQGSLTNINPNMIENISVLKDAASAAIYGVQAANGVILITTKAGSKGRLNVDYSYNWGIQKPLGVPKLIWNSVEFMELSNEGINRTGQNTSKLYSQEQIDAYRNGNGSPQYPNTDWTKLMFKNAPMQQHFLSVNGGEGKTTYNFGLGYLNQDGILIKTGYKKYNALFNFRTQMSRVVTFGSNLSFMQGDRMDPYSNSENLILSIYAQHPLWSPYLPDGSGHVTSKAYDFETTNQNAYAVMQTSKDYNKAYGISAISYVDVNIAKGLKAQVKGGVTYNTDKQTRQNIPLPTYLFQPDANGVYNPQQNYLGTYITLTKTQEEDVHYTFYSTLNYDRVFNGVHHLTLLGGYSQENFRYEQLAGFRRDFPSDKLLSLNAGGTDAQTTNGYDYEWALQSFFGRVNYAYDNRYLLELSIRDDGSSRFRTGRRWGLFPSVSAGWRISQEQFMKGISWISDLKLRGSWGRLGNQNIGNYPYQNLLDYGTYVYDKVTTGVVSRALADADISWETTTAAGIGLDFSLFNNRLSGTYDYFIKNTSDILRAAQVPAFVGMTAPTINSGSMQNKGSEFSLTYRQKFGEVELSVGGNYYTYKNKVTKLGAEEIQNNKLRREGLPWNSWYMWQWIGVFQNQEQIDASPKQQYTPKPGDLIYADVSGPDGTPDGKVDAYDRVVIPGQYPEFNYGFNIGLAYKGFDLTVFFQGVEGIKVYTDQWGYGAFRQWSPPPTFWRDRWTPEHPTNQLPGMYVDQYLPVTAASSFWLQDASYLRLKNVALGYNFNTGLLKKIKVQNLRVYFSGDNVLTFSRFIGDPERVITDNTSGRFAIYPQASVYTFGIKATF
- a CDS encoding FecR family protein, whose product is MEKSRFIELVRKKEGGEISLLELKELNDAVADTPLYASILKRLQSLSEDQPLFNKQDHREVNDALKRLNERIFAAPVKKRVHVLKRLLVAAAVLLLLGMGVLGIWYSAGRTKESSSLNEIATEKGSKTTITLPDGSRVWINAATRLTYDHSFGEKTRSVFLTGEAYFEVAKDKQHPFIVHTATADVRAVGTSFNVRSYPGEGISETTLLTGIVDVFLKKGTGEKIRLKPMEKLLVKNEQYPQSSGAEEGAPEIAVIKIIQDSTQDALPETAWIKNRLIFKQMKLRDIARELERCYNSEVIIRDSALLDRRLSGSFRQESLEAILETFKLAAGINYKIEGGKVQLFQ
- a CDS encoding RNA polymerase sigma-70 factor; this encodes MNMKTKISEWVINMAERDHHESFEQLYRYFSPGLLAYVTTIVGDREAAGDLVQDLFFSIWNNRRSLSAVGNIGHYLYSSIKNNAIRYVNKRNRTAPVANEDLERITLDATNPELSFIAREQLQQLQSVINELPYKCRLVFRLVKEDGLKYKDVAQLLEISVKTVEAHMTLAYSRIIDFLEQLMPEHAEPYRARKKVK